From Xiphophorus couchianus chromosome 7, X_couchianus-1.0, whole genome shotgun sequence:
TACTGTATTTATCTCTGGATCAATACAGGTTGATTTCTTGTCAGTGAACATGGATTTCAGCTGCACTTCTTCTGCAAACTTTGCACAGGAGTTGAAGAACCTACAGGTAAACTACATTCATAGAGGTGTTTTATGTACATGAAAACTAAACTGCAGCCTCTTGTTTTGTAGATTTCCACTGGAAACATGCCAATCCTGATATACAGGCTGACACTTCACGACTGTTCACACCATGAACAAGAGCCTCTTGGAAACTTGCTGAACGGTATGTGGTGTTCACTACTACCCAGGCTGGCATGAACAAAAAAGCTCAACAAAAGTTCAGTCCCAAAATTAtgagatgttttgtttagtttgtaaattaTTACCTTTAACGTAATAAACGGGTCTTTGTATCAGCATCACACATTAAGgccaacagattaaaaacaagattgtGTAGAGGcaaatataaaaaggaaaagaactTGACCTGAACAGAGAAGTACAAATTACAAATTCATAAACACTACAATGCCAGGATGCACTGACCATAACTGAAAGAAtgtcaattattattattactagcATTAGCATCATTATTATATGTCAACTAATCAAGAAAGATCACAAGTACAATTAAAAATAGTAGTGGCAAATGTAGCATTAGATGTGCATGGAGAGACACTGCAAAATATGTTCATAACTGTGAGTAAACAGATTGcagcaaattttaatttaaaaaatggacatagcaatataaatgttatataaaCCATTACATTCGCTGAATTAATCATAAATAGCACATACAAGCTTACTAATATTACTGAATTacttcttaaagagaaacatattttaaagttatacaaataatcatatttcataattaaaatcagtgaaaacaatttttctaCAATTACTTTTAATAATGAAGTAACAACTTTTTATATGAAGCATTACTCAATATATgtacaacatatttatttttttaatggcaaACCACCATTTACATTTATCAGGGCCATATTTACTGCAGCTACTCCAACACTGATGTTGCAACATTCACACTTGATTAAGAAAAGAGACCATCAGATATGAAAGGCAATAGAATTATCTTGAAATGTATCTACTATTCAGTATTTCTCTCCAgatgttattttataatgtaatgacactggaaaacaaacatgaaataaaagaaaaatgacagcaTAATTAAAGTACCATCATGAGGCTTAAGAATTAAGGATTTGTAAAGGATTACTAGTGAATGAAATGCCTTGAATAAAGTGAAAAGTGCAAAGTTACAGGAATAACTCATCTTCAAATATCACATTGAGGAAAAGTATTCTTGGATTTATTGCAATGTCATAAGACAGTCATTCTCTCAAACAGTCGTACTAAGAGATGATCTGAATATTATTGGATGCGACATGAAGGATGTGTTGGTGCAGTTGGAGATGCAGGATACCGTAGACAGGTAAGTAGTAGTTTACGTAAAACAATTACAGATACATTGAGTGCTTTTTCAttcttatttatatttgatcttctcatttttaaagtggtaaagcacatttcagcagaaatgGTGACGAAATTGCTCAGGAAAAAGATATTTTCCTCACGAAAGCATTCCCTGCTGGCTTCCAATGGGCAACATCCACAGAGTCTTTCAAGGTTGAAGGTGCATGGGCAGCAGGTGGAAAAGGCGAGACCATCTGGGATCGCTTTGGTCATGAAAACCAAGCCTTTAATAATCATAATGCTGACACAGCTGCTGACAGCTACAGAAAGGTTGATATAGATGTCTACCTCTTGCGAGGTCTTGGAGTCAACACCTACCAGTTCTCCATTTCCTGGGCCCGTATATTCCCCTCTGGTCACAAAGACAGCCTGTCAGAAGAAGGAGCTCTCTACTATGACAATCTGATCAATGCTCTTATTGAATCTGGCATACAGCCTGTTGCCACTCTCTACCATTGGGATTTGCCTCAGGCTCTCCAAGACGATGGTGGATGGACCAACTCTTCCATTGTTGCAGCTTACGTGGACTATGCAGCCTTCTGCTTCCATAGATATGGAAACAGGGTCAAGAGCTGGAACACATTCAGTAGTCCCTGGGTGGTGAGCCATGCTGGATATGGCACAGGTGTGCATGCTCCGGGAATAAAAGACTACGTGACTGCTTCTTATCAGGTAAACATAGTGGTATCCCCAcgtaaaaaccttttaaacatGTCTAAATTGTTTTAGGCTATAACCCTTCACTTTTTAATTCTTATTTCTACAGGTTACTCATAATATAGTGAAATCCCATGCTGAAGCCTGGCATGTCTACAATGACAATTACAGGACGACACAGGGAGGGAAAGTGGGCATTGCATTAAACTCTGACTGGGCAGAACCTGCTGATGCTGAAAAACCTGAAGATAAGGAAGCTGCAGAGCGCTACCTTCAGTTTATGCTAGGCTGGTTTGCCCATCCAATCTTCATAGATGGGGATTATCCAGAAGTTCTCAAAACTCAGAttgcaaacaaagcaaaagagtGTCCCTCATCTGCGCCAGCAGTACTTCCAACTTTCACCGATGAAGAGAAGTCGAGGATCAAGGGAACTTCTGacttttttggtttaaatcatTATACCTCCCGTTTAGTTAGCAGCAGTGTAGGTGGGTGCACCCCTGGTCCTGAAGGAGTTGGAGACTTCCTGGCAAAAGTGGACCCCTCATGGCCTGCTACAGCATCAGACTGGATCTACTCCATGCCCACAGGACTACGGTCACTTCTGAactacattaaaacaaaatatctacCAGTTAACAATTTGCCCATTTACATAACTGGGAATGGCATGCCAACAGATGACAGTGGAGACACCCTGAATGATGTTAGCAGAGTAGAATACATGAGAGGTTATATTAGTGAAGCCCTAAAAGGTTAGTGCTttaatttctgtattatttGTCATCTGTTTAGCAGAAAGAAACCAGCCATaacttttttactttgtctTCTGTTTCCTTTTACAGCCATTGAACTCGATAAAGTGGATGTGCAGCGATTCACAGTGCAATCACTTATGGATGGATTTGAGGGAAACAAAGGGTACAGTGAAAGATTTGGACTTCACCGGGTTGATTTTGTAGATGGAAACAGACCAAGAACACCAAAACAATCAGCATATATATTTGCTCAGATCATTGAGCAAAATGGTTTTGTTTCACGTAAACAAGATCATTTTGAAGGTGTGAAAATATCACCACCTCAACGTTCCACTCCACTGCCACCCTCAGAGGTCCCATCTGCATCAAAAGTAGTCTGGGAAAAATTTACGCCACAGAAAAGGTTTGACAGACAAATGTATCACTATGGTAATTTCTCACAAAACTTCTTATGGGGCGTCTCATCTTCAGCTTACCAGATTGAGGGTGGATGGAATGCAGATGGAAAAGGGCCCAGTGTATGGGATACATTCACTCAGAAGCCAGGGAGTGGTATTCCTGATAATGTGACTGCAGACATTGCCTGTGACAGTTACAATAAACTTAAAGAAGACCTTTACATGCTGCAAGCTTTGAAAGTGAAATCATACAGATTTTCTCTGTCATGGTCCAGAATCTTTCCCAATGGTAGACGTGAATCCCTGAACCAGAAGGGTGTTGATTATTACAACAGACTTATTAATGGCCTCTTGGCCAGAAAAATCACCCCAATGGTCACAATCTATCACTGGGACCTTCCACAAGCTCTACAAGACATTGGTGGctggcaaaatgtggaaattattaacatttttaatgattattgtGACTTCTGCTTTGCCACTTTTGGTGACAGAGTAAAATTCTGGATGACCATGAATGACCCTCAAGGACTTGCATGGCTAGGATATGGAACTGGACAAATCCCTCCAAACACAGAGGAGCCAGGAACAGCACCATACCAAATTGCACATAACTTGATAAAAGCTCACGCTACAGCATACCACACATATGATAACAAATACCGTGCTTCTCAAAGAGGTATGGTTTCCATTGCCCTTAATGCTGAATGGGTTGAACCTAAAGATATCAATGTCCCTCGTGATCTTGTTGCTGCTGACCGTGCAATGCAGTTCAACCTGGGTTGGTTTGCCCACCCAATCTTCAAGAATGGGGACTATCCAGAGGCCATGAAAGCCCAAGTTTTAGTTAAAAGTGAACTCCAAGGTCTTTCACAGTCAAGACTCCCTTCTTtcacagaggaggaaaagaacTCAATCAAAGGAACTGCTGACATGTTCTGTGCCAATCACTACACTTCAAAAATAGTAACCCATGTTACAGGTGCAATTTTACCACCATCCTATCAAAATGACAGAGACTATATAGAAGAGGAGATGACTGATCAACCAACAACAGCAGTTGAATTCACAAGAGCTGTATCATTTGGCATGAGAAGGCTTCTCAACTGGATCAAGGAAGAATATGGTGATCCAGATATTTACATTACTGAAAATTCAGTTTCTACTCCTATGGAATATGCTTATGATGATATTGACAGAgtatttctttacaaaactTATATTGACGAGGCTCTTAAAGGtacagtaataaatattttaaaaagttgtataTTACACTGTGTTGATCATTCACAActaatttctgtttgttttttttttacctctctcTTAACAGCCTATGAACTTGATGGAGTCAAGGTGAAAGGCTATGCAACATGTCTCATGGATTCTTTTCAGTTCTTTCATGGGTACCAGTTTGGGTTTGGTCTCCACTACATAGACTTCAATAACATACACCGACCAAGAACACCTAAGTTTTCGGCTCATCTCTACTACAATATTATGAAGGATAATGGCTTTTCATTACCAGATGATGAAAAGATGTTATATGGAGAATTCAAAAAGGATTTCATTTGGAGTAGTGCAACAGCATCCTACC
This genomic window contains:
- the LOC114147565 gene encoding lactase-phlorizin hydrolase-like, translating into MQKLLWLGCLYFLCILGSQGRGVKRQDDFVLLAGPLAQPELRTFSNGENVAFDCSHPIPANSKLYFEYLHSKGVTHFKVPLSWVQLLPTGLSSEPQPGVVRCFQTLLKQLLEEGLQPLVILHGSDVPESLRSRYGGWESQWLLEMFQQYAEFALKEFGPLAQSWVTFSDLDKVLHAGQAAGDHRLQNILQLNKKIYQFYHHNFPGIGRRLSVGLKGTDEAALSQLKGSTTVDFLSVNMDFSCTSSANFAQELKNLQISTGNMPILIYRLTLHDCSHHEQEPLGNLLNVVLRDDLNIIGCDMKDVLVQLEMQDTVDSGKAHFSRNGDEIAQEKDIFLTKAFPAGFQWATSTESFKVEGAWAAGGKGETIWDRFGHENQAFNNHNADTAADSYRKVDIDVYLLRGLGVNTYQFSISWARIFPSGHKDSLSEEGALYYDNLINALIESGIQPVATLYHWDLPQALQDDGGWTNSSIVAAYVDYAAFCFHRYGNRVKSWNTFSSPWVVSHAGYGTGVHAPGIKDYVTASYQVTHNIVKSHAEAWHVYNDNYRTTQGGKVGIALNSDWAEPADAEKPEDKEAAERYLQFMLGWFAHPIFIDGDYPEVLKTQIANKAKECPSSAPAVLPTFTDEEKSRIKGTSDFFGLNHYTSRLVSSSVGGCTPGPEGVGDFLAKVDPSWPATASDWIYSMPTGLRSLLNYIKTKYLPVNNLPIYITGNGMPTDDSGDTLNDVSRVEYMRGYISEALKAIELDKVDVQRFTVQSLMDGFEGNKGYSERFGLHRVDFVDGNRPRTPKQSAYIFAQIIEQNGFVSRKQDHFEGVKISPPQRSTPLPPSEVPSASKVVWEKFTPQKRFDRQMYHYGNFSQNFLWGVSSSAYQIEGGWNADGKGPSVWDTFTQKPGSGIPDNVTADIACDSYNKLKEDLYMLQALKVKSYRFSLSWSRIFPNGRRESLNQKGVDYYNRLINGLLARKITPMVTIYHWDLPQALQDIGGWQNVEIINIFNDYCDFCFATFGDRVKFWMTMNDPQGLAWLGYGTGQIPPNTEEPGTAPYQIAHNLIKAHATAYHTYDNKYRASQRGMVSIALNAEWVEPKDINVPRDLVAADRAMQFNLGWFAHPIFKNGDYPEAMKAQVLVKSELQGLSQSRLPSFTEEEKNSIKGTADMFCANHYTSKIVTHVTGAILPPSYQNDRDYIEEEMTDQPTTAVEFTRAVSFGMRRLLNWIKEEYGDPDIYITENSVSTPMEYAYDDIDRVFLYKTYIDEALKAYELDGVKVKGYATCLMDSFQFFHGYQFGFGLHYIDFNNIHRPRTPKFSAHLYYNIMKDNGFSLPDDEKMLYGEFKKDFIWSSATASYQIEGAWRQGGKGLSIWDKFTHTPGNILQHDTGDIACNSYNKMEDDIAALKKVKVSHYRFSVSWPRILPDGTTKYINQAGINYYKKLLDSLIAANIQPQVTLYHWDLPQALQDVGGWENETIIERFRDYADILFENLGPKVQLWITFNEPFIIAILGHVQGTHAPGFSDRPDTLPYIVSHNIIKAHAEAWHVYNDKYRASQNGMVSITVNADWAEPRNPYKQEDYDAARSVVEFYLGWYAHPIFNGDYSPLMKRSVLEQSLAGGLTKSRLPEFTPEEIKRINGTYDYFGLNHYCSVLAFPVDFGEIQHFEADRGVVLLRDRTWLESGSHWLTMTPFGLRRLLKFIKHEFGNPPIIITENGVSENGPVDLNDVHRKYFYEKYINQVLKAYLLDDVNVIGYTAWSLLDNLEWAVGYTERFGLFYINRSDPDLPRTPKASVSFYSSIISCNGFPDPASGPHECWNPTPTAIPTFVPTTTSTTTPKPEGQFLTMRLSLDVKGTPFASKVDDLGRVLQRHMLTIWAGHMCYVDYSREGFS